TGAAGACCGCCGCGGTTGGTTTGTCGCGCCCCCCCGGCTGATATACAACCCGCTGTACCGCTCTCCCTTTCACCAGATCGTTACCGAACAGAAACGGCAGTTGGAAACACTCGTGATGTCATCGCGAACCATCGTGGCGACACCGGCACTGTGCCAAGAGCTGGCTTTGCCAACCCTGTCGCGGATAACCGAGGTCACGCGGCTGCGCAAGCTGGATGGGCGCGTGGTACTACTGGCTAGGCACTACCTGAAGCCTGAGCGCTTTCCCGGTATTTTGGAGCACGATCTGAGCCAGTCGTTGACCACTCTTTACGAGCAGCATTATGGCGTACGTTATGGACGCTCCCGTTTCGAGATCAACCCCACGGCGGCTTGGGGCGAGGTGGCGCAGGCGCTGATGTTGACCGAGGGGAGTCCGATCCTGCTGATTTCCTGTGTCAACTACGACCAGCACGGCGAGATTATCGATTGCGACTATGAATACTGGCGTCACGACGCGGTACGGATCTTG
The nucleotide sequence above comes from Vogesella indigofera. Encoded proteins:
- a CDS encoding UTRA domain-containing protein, translated to MIAFERNTTLATQIRQSLEMQIDSKLLVAGTKLPSERELSELFDTTRTTVKEALLAMEAEGRIYCEDRRGWFVAPPRLIYNPLYRSPFHQIVTEQKRQLETLVMSSRTIVATPALCQELALPTLSRITEVTRLRKLDGRVVLLARHYLKPERFPGILEHDLSQSLTTLYEQHYGVRYGRSRFEINPTAAWGEVAQALMLTEGSPILLISCVNYDQHGEIIDCDYEYWRHDAVRILVDSQELERMRANALI